The segment CTTTGTGTGGCTGGGTCTTCTGGTTGAGGGATAAGTCCTTCATTAACCCGTCAAGCGAtttttcctttcttctctttgcttcctcctccttcgctttcaagattctttctctctcaGCCTTGTAGTACTCCTCGTATTCACCAACCTTGTCATCAACGGCTTTCAAAAAATCATCGAACCCTTCGCCGGTATGACTCGAGACACCCACCATATCCAGCTGCGAGTAAAACTCTTCCAACATTAGGGACATGGAGTTCACTAAAGAGTTCATGTAGCCGGAACCCATGCCTGAAGTGCCGTTGGAATCTTCATCGTCTCTTAGAGCAGTTTGGAACGCCTCGAAATCTGTCATCCAATCGCGGGCAAAATCAGCCTTGCAAACGTCTGTCTTATTGAACACAACAATCATGGGCAGCTTGGTCTTGTAAAGGATAGAACAAGCATAGAGCATATTGCTCATAAACGTCGTTGGGGATGTATTCCTAGGTGTGTCCACGATGTACGCAATGACAGTTGGAAAAGTTGATGCAAATGACTCCGTTATTATTGAGCCTGATGCGCTCCAAACGAAACATTCAATTTGGCCTGGAGTGTCTATTATGCAGTGTTGaaatttctctttcttgctctCGACAAGTTTGATGACTTGGTCAATCT is part of the Torulaspora globosa chromosome 7, complete sequence genome and harbors:
- the NPA3 gene encoding GTPase NPA3 (ancestral locus Anc_1.523) — translated: MPLSTVICIGMAGSGKTTFMQRLNSHLRSKKNAPYVINLDPAVLKIPYGANIDIRDSIKYKKVMENYQLGPNGAIVTSLNLFSTKIDQVIKLVESKKEKFQHCIIDTPGQIECFVWSASGSIITESFASTFPTVIAYIVDTPRNTSPTTFMSNMLYACSILYKTKLPMIVVFNKTDVCKADFARDWMTDFEAFQTALRDDEDSNGTSGMGSGYMNSLVNSMSLMLEEFYSQLDMVGVSSHTGEGFDDFLKAVDDKVGEYEEYYKAERERILKAKEEEAKRRKEKSLDGLMKDLSLNQKTQPHKDTDDGADVLSDFEEGDDDGLVERDEDEGAEREYTFPGEERTQGEVNERSAPDLQRRYQEAFENMAKDAGSKTAENIANYIRN